The segment CGGCAGGCCGCACGGGGACGGACCGGTGACAGACAACGGCGGCGCCACGGAGGGCTCCGGCAACGGCGCGACGGGGGACGAGGCCACCGTCGCCACCGACCTGGAGCGGCTGATCCTCGACGCGCCGCGCAAGTACACCCCGTACCAGGCCGCGCGCGCCGCCGAAGTCCCGATGGACCTCGCCACCCGGTTCTGGCGCGCCATGGGCTTCCCCGACATCGGCCAGTCCCGCGCCCTCACCGACAACGACGTGATCGCGCTGCGCCGGCTGGCCGGCCTGATCGAGTCCGGGCTGCTCAGCGAGCCGATGGCGATCCAGGTCGCCCGCTCCACCGGCCAGACCACCGCCCGGCTGGCCGGCTGGCAGATGGACACCTTCCTCGACAACCTCACCCAGCCCGTCGAACCCGGCATGACCCGCTCCGACGTCGCCTACCCGCTGGTCGAACTGCTGCTCCCCGAGCTGGAGCAGTTCCTGGTGTACGTCTGGCGCCGCCAGCTGGCCGCCGTCACCGGCCGGGTGGTCGCCGCCGCCGAGGACCACGAGGTCACCTCCGGGCGGCTCGCCGTCGCCTTCGCCGACCTGGTCGGCTTCACCCGGCTCTCCCGCCGGCTGGAGGAGGAGGAACTCGGCGAACTCGTCGAGGGCTTCGAGAACACCTGCTCCGACCTGATCGCCGGCCAGGGCGGCCGGGTGGTCAAGACCCTCGGCGACGAGATCCTGTTCGTCTCCGAGGACCCGGCCACCGTCGCCGAGATCGCCCTCTCCCTGGTCGAGACCCTCGCCAAGGAGGACAACATGCCCGCCCTGCGGGTCGGCATGGCCTTCGGCACCGTCACCTCCCGGATGGGCGACGTCTTCGGCACCACCGTCAACCTGGCCTCCCGGCTGACCTCGATCGCCCCCAAGGACGCCGTCCTGGTCGACGGCGAACTCGCCGCCGCGCTCGACCAGCACGGCACCGCGACCCTCCCCGAGAGCGCCCCCGCCCCCGGCCACCGCTTCCACCTCCAGCCGATGTGGCGCCGCCCGGTCCGCGGCCTCGGCCTGGTCGAACCCTGGCTGCTCACCCGGGTGCCCACCAGCGACTGACTCCCGCGCTTCCTCCCCCGCTCTTCAGCCGCAAACCGCGCATACCCCCCTAGTCTGGGTAGAAGTGCCCCACGGGTAGGGAGAGGTCAACGGTGAGTGAGGCGACCATGGACGAGCGGGCCTCGTTCGAGGCGGCGGCGCCCGACCTGCGGCTGCAGGCCGTGGTGGAACTCGCCCAGGACATGGCGGGCGCGCTGACCCCGCTGGAGGCGGTCCGGGCCGCCGCCGCCCGGGCCGTCTCCGCGCTCGGTGCCACGATGGCCGCCGTCTCGGTCTGGGACCGCGAGTCCGGGCGGCTGCGGGTGCTCGTCAACCACGGCGAACTCTCGCCCGGCGAACAGGAGTTGCCCGAGGACGAGTCGTACCCGGTGGCCGACTTCCCGGAGATCGTCACCTACCTCGAGGAGCACTGGACCACCGGCCGACTACCCCGCGCCTGGGTCCAGACCGCCGAGGACAGCGGCCCGCACACCGGCCACGACCACCTCGGCTCCGGCGCGTTCTGCCGCCAGCGGGCCGCCGGGCTGCGCCGGCGCGGCCGCGGCTGCTGCCTGGTCGCGCCGATCGTCCTGCACGGCCAGGCCTGGGGCGAGCTCTACCTGGCCCGCGGCATCGGCATGCCGGTCTTCACCGGCGCCGACGCCGAGTACGCCACCCTGCTGGCCGCCCAGGTCTCGGCCGGCCTGGCCCAGACCGAACGGGTCGCCGACCTGCGCCGCCTCGCCTTCACCGACGCGCTCACCGGCCTGGCCAACCGCCGGGCCGTCGACGCCCGGCTCGACGAGGCGCTCAGGGCCCACACCCGGGACGGCGCGGTGGTCTCGCTGGTGGTCTGCGACGTCAACGGGCTCAAGCGGGTCAACGACCAGCTCGGCCACGAGATGGGCGACCGGCTGCTCGAACGCTTCGCCCACCAGCTCTCGCTGTCCGCCGCCAAGCTCCCCGGCAGCCTGGCCGCCCGGCTCGGCGGCGACGAGTTCTGCCTGCTCGCGGAGGGCCAGTCGGCCGACGAGGTGGTCGCCGTCGCCGAGGAACTCTGCGTCCGCGCCCTGGAGTTGACCGACGGCGAGGGCGTCGCCTGCGGCATCGCCTCCACCGGCGACTCGATCGGCCCGGTCACCACCCCCGACCGGCTGTTCCGGCTCGCCGACGCCGCCCAGTACCGGGCCAAGGCCGGCCGGGCCGCGCACCCCGTGGTGGCCGGTCGCAGCCACGGCCCCGCCTACGCCCCCGACCCGACGGTGCAGCTCGCCGACGCCGCCGACCCGCAGCAGCGCCGGGCCCCCGGCGGGCGGCCCAACGGCGACCGGCGGCGCTTCCGCGGCGCCGCGCACAGCGCCGACCCCGGGCAGCTGCTCGCCGCCGTCCTCGGCGCCCTCGACCAGGCCGGCCCGACCCACCCCGCCGACACCCTGGGACGGCTCGCCCTGGTCGCCGAGACCGCCTCCCGGCTGCTGAACGCCGTCGGCTGGTGGATCTCCTACGTGCCGCCCGGCTCCCGGCTGATGCGCACCGCCCGGCACGCGGTCTACCGGATGACCGGCGGTCCGGCCTCCGCCCGCGCCCAGACCCAGCGGGCCCAGATCGAGGCCCCCGACGCGGTCTTCGACCTGCGCCACTACCCGCTCACCTCGCGGGCCGTCACCGGCGGCTCCTTCACCCTCCGGGCCGGGGCCCCCGGCAACGACGCCGCCGAGGAGGCGGTCATGGTGGTCTCCGGCTACCGGGCGATGACCGCCGCGGGCGGCACCAACCCGGCCGGCGGCTGGCTGCTCGAACTCTTCGCGGACGAGTCCACCCTGCCGTTCACCCAGACCGCCCCGGCCCTGCGCGCCCTGGTCGCGGTCGCGCTCGCCGGGCCCTGCTCGCCGCCGCCCGCGTAGGCCCGGTCCGGCCGACCCCGCCGGACCGGCGCGCGGCGGCGGGCGCCCGGCAGGACGGGCCGGACCGGGCCCGGGCGCGGCTCAGGCGCCCGAGGGGACGACGGCCAGCCGGTCCACCAGCAGCTCCACCCGCTGCTCGGTGAACTCGCGCGGCAGCCGTCCGGTCCGGGTCAGGGTGGCCAGGCCGTGCAGGGCGGCCCAGAAGGTCTCGGTGAACAGCCCCGGGTGGACGCCCTCGCCGGTGACCTCGGCGAGGGGTTCCAGCAGGGCGGCGAAGGCGTCCTTGAGCGGGGCCGGGGTGTCCTCCTGGGCGTAGGGGAGGCCGCCGTCCAGCTGGAAGATCGCGTCGTAGACCGCCGGGTTCCGCTCGGCGAAGTCCAGGTAGGCGCGGGCCAGCGCGGCGACCCGGGCCCGCGGGCCGTCCGCCGCGGCGGTGGCGGTCCGCACCGCCGCGGCCAGTTCGGCGGCGCCCTCCAGGGCGACCGCGCCGATGATCTCGCGCTTGCCGCGGAAGTGGCTGTAGAGGACGGGCTGGCTGTACTCGATGCGTTCGGCGAGCCGGCGGGTGGTGACGGCGTCCCAGCCCTGCTGCTCGGCGAGTTCGCGGGCGGTGGCCACGATGAGGCGCTCGCGCCCGGCCCGTTCGCGTTCCTTGCGTTCCTGTACCGACATAAGTCGATCCTAGCATCGCTAGACAAGAGAGCGGCAGTAGTACTAGCGTTGCACCATCGCCTAGCGCCGCTAGGTCGAAGTCCGGGAGGGAACGCCATGATCAACGCGCTCGAGGTCGTCACCGTCGTCGCCGTCGGCCTGATGGTGGGGGTGGAGCTCGCCGTCGCCTTCGTGGTCAACCGGATCCTCGGCGCACTGCCCGAGGACAGCTACCAGCTCGGCCGCGCCCACGGCGGCCGGATGCTCGGCGCCCTGATGCCGTTCTGGTACTTCGGCTCGCTCGGCCTCGCCGCGGCCTGGGCCGCCGCCCGCTGGCACCACCCCGGCACCGGACTGGTGGTCGCCGCCGCCGGGCTGCTGGTGGCCAGCGTGCTGATGTCGGTGCTGCTGCTCGTCCCGATCAACAACCGGAGCAAGCACTGGACCCCGGAGAACCGGCCCGCCGACTGGCGCGAGCAGAGCGACCGCTGGGACCGCTACCACTACGCCCGGGTCGCGGTCCTGGTCGCCGCGTTCACCCTGCTGGTCGCCGCGCTGGTCTGAGCCGGACCGGGGCCGGGGCCCGGGCCGGGGCAGCGGCCGAGTCCCGGGCCGGGCTAGCCGATCCGGTCGGGGCGGGTGTAGACGTTCGCGGTGTCCTCGCGCAGGAAGCCGACCAGGGTCAGGCCCAGCTCCTCGGCCAGGTCGGCGGCCAGCGAGGACGGGGCGGAGACCGCGGCCAGCAGCGGCAGGCCGGCCAGCGCGGCCTTCTGGGTCAGCTCGAAGGAGGCCCGGCCGGAGACCAGCAGCAGGTGGCCGGCCAGCGGGAGCCGGCCCTCGCGCAGCGCCCAGCCGACCACCTTGTCCACCGCGTTGTGCCGGCCGACGTCCTCGCGCGCGCACAGCAGCGTCCCGTCCGCGGTGAACAGGCCCGCGGCGTGCAGGCCGCCGGTGCTGTCGAAGGTGCGCTGGGCGGCGCGCAGCCGCTCGGGGAGCAGGTAGAGGGTCTCGGCGGGGACGCTCAGCGGGTCGGTGGAGACGTCCCAGCGCGAGCGGGTCAGGACGGCGTCCACGGTGTCCCGGCCGCACAGGCCGCAGGCGCTGGTGGTCAGCAGGTTGCGGTGGGCCGACAGGGCCGGGCGGGCGCCGCGGACGGTGGCGTCGACCACGTTGTAGGTGTTGGCGCCCTCGGCGTCCGTCCCGGCGCAGTAGCGCAGCGCGGCCAGCTCCTCGGTGGCGCCGACCAGGCCCTCGCCGACCAGGAACCCGGCGACCAGGTCGAAGTCGTGGCCGGGGGTGCGCATGGTGACGGTCAGCGCCTCGCCGCCGATCCGGATCTCCAGCGGCTCCTCGGCGGCGAGGCTGTCGGGCCGCGCCCCCCGTTCCCCGCCGCGCAGCCGTACCACCCGTCGCCGTTCCGTTGCCCGCGCCATGCGTCTCGCACCTCCGCGGCCAGTCAACCACCGGCGGCGGGCCGGACGGGGTGCGCGACGCTGCTTGTCACATCACCATTCACCTGATGAGATTGTGCATATGGATAT is part of the Kitasatospora cineracea genome and harbors:
- a CDS encoding adenylate/guanylate cyclase domain-containing protein translates to MTDNGGATEGSGNGATGDEATVATDLERLILDAPRKYTPYQAARAAEVPMDLATRFWRAMGFPDIGQSRALTDNDVIALRRLAGLIESGLLSEPMAIQVARSTGQTTARLAGWQMDTFLDNLTQPVEPGMTRSDVAYPLVELLLPELEQFLVYVWRRQLAAVTGRVVAAAEDHEVTSGRLAVAFADLVGFTRLSRRLEEEELGELVEGFENTCSDLIAGQGGRVVKTLGDEILFVSEDPATVAEIALSLVETLAKEDNMPALRVGMAFGTVTSRMGDVFGTTVNLASRLTSIAPKDAVLVDGELAAALDQHGTATLPESAPAPGHRFHLQPMWRRPVRGLGLVEPWLLTRVPTSD
- a CDS encoding TetR/AcrR family transcriptional regulator: MSVQERKERERAGRERLIVATARELAEQQGWDAVTTRRLAERIEYSQPVLYSHFRGKREIIGAVALEGAAELAAAVRTATAAADGPRARVAALARAYLDFAERNPAVYDAIFQLDGGLPYAQEDTPAPLKDAFAALLEPLAEVTGEGVHPGLFTETFWAALHGLATLTRTGRLPREFTEQRVELLVDRLAVVPSGA
- a CDS encoding DUF1772 domain-containing protein: MINALEVVTVVAVGLMVGVELAVAFVVNRILGALPEDSYQLGRAHGGRMLGALMPFWYFGSLGLAAAWAAARWHHPGTGLVVAAAGLLVASVLMSVLLLVPINNRSKHWTPENRPADWREQSDRWDRYHYARVAVLVAAFTLLVAALV
- the fdhD gene encoding formate dehydrogenase accessory sulfurtransferase FdhD — its product is MARATERRRVVRLRGGERGARPDSLAAEEPLEIRIGGEALTVTMRTPGHDFDLVAGFLVGEGLVGATEELAALRYCAGTDAEGANTYNVVDATVRGARPALSAHRNLLTTSACGLCGRDTVDAVLTRSRWDVSTDPLSVPAETLYLLPERLRAAQRTFDSTGGLHAAGLFTADGTLLCAREDVGRHNAVDKVVGWALREGRLPLAGHLLLVSGRASFELTQKAALAGLPLLAAVSAPSSLAADLAEELGLTLVGFLREDTANVYTRPDRIG